The following are encoded together in the Streptomyces sp. NBC_01465 genome:
- a CDS encoding acyl-CoA dehydrogenase family protein — protein MDFQLSDDQRALRDGFRDLLAGRFGREALREAVDRGSLDRGLWKELGDAGLFGLCLPEADGGVGLGLPEAVLVFEEAGRALLPGPLVATHLAAGVVKGADTGESVVTAVDGEVVEWLAESDHVRGDASAAREIRSVDPLTPLHRVAHAQEMPDAAVLLTAALQLGSAGRTTEMAVQYAKTREQFGQPIGAFQAVKHLCAQMLVRTELARAAVYAAAVTGEGLEAAGAKLLADDAAVRNARDCLQVYGGMGFTWEADVHLHLKRAWVRAGRGPTAAQVEDRFAAALRGPL, from the coding sequence GTGGACTTTCAACTCAGCGACGATCAGCGGGCCTTGAGAGACGGCTTCCGGGACCTGCTCGCCGGGCGCTTCGGGCGCGAGGCGCTGCGGGAGGCGGTCGACCGCGGGAGCCTCGACCGCGGCCTGTGGAAGGAGCTCGGCGACGCGGGCCTCTTCGGGCTCTGTCTGCCGGAGGCGGACGGCGGGGTGGGCCTCGGACTGCCGGAGGCGGTGCTCGTCTTCGAGGAGGCGGGACGGGCGTTGCTCCCCGGACCGCTCGTGGCGACGCACCTGGCCGCGGGGGTGGTGAAGGGCGCCGACACGGGCGAGAGCGTCGTCACCGCCGTCGACGGGGAGGTCGTGGAGTGGCTGGCCGAGTCCGACCACGTACGCGGCGACGCGAGCGCCGCCCGCGAGATCCGCTCCGTGGACCCGCTGACGCCGCTGCACCGGGTCGCGCACGCCCAGGAGATGCCCGACGCCGCCGTACTCCTCACAGCGGCGCTCCAGCTCGGCAGCGCGGGCCGTACGACGGAGATGGCGGTCCAATACGCGAAGACCCGCGAGCAGTTCGGGCAGCCCATCGGCGCCTTCCAGGCGGTGAAGCACCTGTGCGCGCAGATGCTCGTACGGACGGAACTGGCGCGCGCCGCCGTGTACGCGGCCGCGGTGACCGGCGAGGGCCTGGAGGCGGCGGGCGCGAAGCTGCTGGCGGACGACGCGGCCGTACGCAACGCCCGGGACTGTCTGCAGGTGTACGGCGGAATGGGATTCACCTGGGAAGCAGATGTTCACCTCCACCTCAAACGGGCGTGGGTGCGCGCCGGACGGGGTCCGACTGCCGCGCAGGTGGAGGACCGTTTCGCCGCAGCGCTGCGGGGGCCCTTGTAA
- a CDS encoding ATP-binding protein, producing MQVLQVQLEVGADPAEVGRARRWARSRLDGSGIKVDDSVAETLILLISELVTNAVVHTGCPAVLRMLFGPSGPGGAEAGTVRVEVADTSDRPPRPRHAEGDDTNGRGLELVDGLADRWGWQPEGAGKSIWCEVDRGAPAVGGAEEAFGAGAYEPSCAVTNRV from the coding sequence GTGCAGGTGCTTCAAGTTCAGCTGGAGGTCGGGGCCGACCCCGCGGAGGTGGGGCGGGCCCGTAGGTGGGCGCGTTCCCGGCTCGACGGGTCAGGGATAAAGGTCGATGATTCGGTTGCCGAGACGCTGATCCTGCTGATCTCGGAACTGGTCACCAATGCGGTGGTCCACACGGGCTGTCCGGCCGTACTGCGCATGCTCTTCGGCCCGTCGGGGCCCGGTGGAGCGGAAGCGGGGACGGTGCGGGTGGAGGTCGCTGACACCAGCGACAGGCCGCCCAGGCCGCGGCACGCGGAGGGCGACGACACCAACGGGCGCGGCCTGGAACTGGTCGACGGGCTCGCGGACCGGTGGGGCTGGCAGCCCGAGGGTGCGGGCAAGTCCATCTGGTGCGAGGTCGATCGCGGCGCGCCCGCGGTCGGGGGCGCAGAAGAGGCATTCGGGGCCGGGGCGTACGAGCCCTCGTGCGCCGTCACAAATCGGGTATAA
- a CDS encoding acyl-CoA dehydrogenase family protein, with the protein MDFALGDEDVAFRAEARAWLEAHFTGDFAGAAGIGGPGSEHEAGDLRLRWEQELGAGGWIGIGWNEDGFGNRRATLTQQVVWAEEYARSHAPARMGHIGENLLAPTLIAYGTDAQKERYLPPIARGDELWCQGYSEPGAGSDLASVRTLAEKDGDGTFRVTGQKIWTSLAQDADWCFVLARTEKGSTRHHGLSFLLVPMDQPAGLIDVRPIRQMSGTAEFNEVFFDGARAESVVGGEGNGWQVAMGLLALERGVSTLVQQIGFAAELDEVITTAVSTGATHDPVLRDRLVRQWAELRTMRWNALRTLGNAGDPGAPSVAKLLWGGWHQRLGELAMQVRGAGAAVGPADWSPDHPYQLDAQQRQFLFTRADTIYGGSDEIQRNIIAERVLGLPREPR; encoded by the coding sequence ATGGACTTCGCCCTCGGGGATGAGGACGTCGCCTTTCGCGCCGAAGCCCGCGCCTGGCTCGAAGCCCACTTCACCGGGGACTTCGCCGGCGCAGCTGGCATCGGCGGCCCCGGCAGCGAACACGAAGCCGGCGACCTCCGCCTCCGCTGGGAACAGGAGCTGGGCGCAGGCGGCTGGATCGGCATCGGTTGGAACGAGGACGGCTTCGGCAACCGACGGGCCACCCTCACCCAACAGGTCGTCTGGGCCGAGGAGTACGCCCGCTCCCACGCCCCCGCCCGCATGGGCCACATCGGCGAGAACCTCCTCGCCCCCACCCTCATCGCCTACGGCACCGACGCCCAGAAGGAGCGCTACCTTCCCCCCATCGCCCGCGGCGACGAACTCTGGTGCCAGGGCTACAGCGAACCCGGCGCCGGCTCCGACCTGGCAAGCGTCCGGACCCTTGCCGAAAAAGACGGCGACGGCACCTTCCGCGTCACCGGCCAGAAGATCTGGACCTCCCTCGCCCAGGACGCCGACTGGTGCTTCGTGCTGGCCCGGACCGAGAAGGGCAGCACCCGCCACCACGGCCTCTCCTTCCTCCTCGTCCCCATGGACCAGCCCGCCGGCCTCATCGACGTACGCCCCATCCGCCAGATGTCCGGCACCGCCGAGTTCAACGAGGTCTTCTTCGACGGCGCCCGCGCCGAAAGCGTCGTCGGTGGCGAAGGCAACGGCTGGCAGGTCGCCATGGGGCTCCTCGCGCTGGAGCGCGGCGTGTCGACCCTCGTCCAACAGATCGGTTTCGCAGCCGAGTTGGACGAGGTCATCACCACCGCCGTATCCACCGGCGCCACCCACGACCCCGTCCTCCGTGACCGTCTCGTACGCCAGTGGGCCGAACTCCGCACCATGCGCTGGAACGCCCTCCGCACCCTGGGGAACGCCGGAGACCCTGGCGCCCCCAGCGTCGCCAAGCTCCTCTGGGGCGGCTGGCACCAGCGTCTCGGGGAGCTCGCGATGCAGGTCCGCGGAGCCGGTGCCGCCGTCGGCCCCGCCGACTGGAGCCCGGACCACCCGTACCAACTCGACGCACAGCAACGCCAGTTCCTCTTCACCCGGGCCGACACCATCTACGGCGGCTCGGACGAAATCCAGCGCAACATCATCGCCGAGCGCGTGCTCGGCCTACCGAGGGAGCCGAGATGA
- a CDS encoding class I adenylate-forming enzyme family protein — protein sequence MSNSAVETAYELGASRTLWELIARRADLTPERPVFLQGDRSLTFGALRDRCERVAAGLYGMGVRPGSVVAWQLPTRIETALLSFALARLGATQSPVIPFYRDREVGFALRESGADFFASPGTWKGFDHTAMAERLGARGVFEAYDDLPDGDPSVLPPPPSDGEAVRWIYWTSGTTSDPKGVLHTDRSLIAGGSCLAHALHLTPDDVGSMAFPFAHIAGPDYTVMLLLYGFPAVMFEQFAMPGALPEYRRHGVTVAGGSTAFYSMFLTEQRKAPAEELIPTLRLLAGGGAPKPPEIYHAVVREMGIQLTHGYGMTEVPMITMGAPDDTTENLATTEGRPPAGMEIRITDEYGKELPPDTDGEVRLRGEAVCQGYLNPAQSTDVFDADGFLITGDVGHLTVSGHLVLTGRLKDIIIRKGENISAKEIEDLLHQHPSVGDAAVIGLPDPERGELVCAVIEQPANADELTLAEMTAYLRGEGLATYKLPERLEVVDALPRNDALRKVLKYRLRERYS from the coding sequence ATGTCCAATTCAGCAGTGGAGACCGCATACGAACTGGGCGCATCCCGCACCCTCTGGGAACTGATCGCCCGCCGCGCCGACCTCACCCCGGAGCGCCCCGTCTTCCTCCAGGGCGACCGCTCGCTGACCTTCGGCGCCCTGCGGGACCGCTGCGAGCGGGTGGCCGCGGGGCTGTACGGGATGGGGGTCCGCCCCGGCAGCGTCGTCGCCTGGCAGCTGCCGACCCGGATCGAGACCGCACTGCTCTCCTTCGCGCTGGCGAGGCTCGGCGCGACCCAGTCCCCCGTGATCCCCTTCTACCGCGACCGCGAGGTGGGCTTCGCGCTGCGCGAATCGGGGGCGGACTTCTTCGCGTCGCCCGGGACGTGGAAGGGCTTCGACCACACCGCGATGGCCGAACGCCTGGGCGCGCGCGGGGTCTTCGAGGCGTACGACGACCTCCCCGACGGCGACCCGTCGGTCCTCCCCCCGCCCCCTTCGGACGGCGAGGCGGTCCGCTGGATCTACTGGACCTCGGGCACGACCTCCGACCCCAAGGGCGTGCTCCACACGGACCGTTCACTGATCGCGGGCGGCTCCTGCCTGGCGCACGCGCTGCACCTCACCCCCGACGACGTCGGCTCGATGGCCTTCCCCTTCGCGCACATCGCGGGCCCCGACTACACGGTGATGCTGCTCCTCTACGGCTTCCCGGCGGTAATGTTCGAGCAGTTCGCGATGCCCGGCGCACTCCCCGAGTACCGCCGCCACGGCGTCACGGTGGCGGGCGGCTCGACGGCCTTCTACTCCATGTTCCTCACGGAGCAGCGCAAGGCCCCCGCGGAGGAACTGATCCCCACCCTCCGCCTCCTCGCCGGCGGCGGCGCCCCCAAGCCGCCCGAGATCTACCACGCGGTGGTCCGCGAGATGGGCATCCAGCTCACCCACGGCTACGGCATGACCGAGGTCCCCATGATCACGATGGGCGCCCCCGACGACACGACGGAGAACCTGGCCACGACGGAGGGCCGCCCGCCCGCCGGAATGGAGATCCGCATCACGGACGAGTACGGCAAGGAGCTGCCCCCGGACACGGACGGCGAGGTCAGGCTGCGCGGGGAGGCGGTCTGCCAGGGCTATCTGAACCCGGCCCAGTCGACGGACGTCTTCGACGCGGACGGGTTCCTGATCACGGGCGACGTGGGCCACCTCACGGTCTCCGGCCATCTGGTCCTCACCGGCCGCCTCAAGGACATCATCATCCGCAAGGGCGAGAACATCTCGGCGAAGGAGATAGAGGACCTCCTCCACCAGCACCCTTCGGTGGGCGACGCGGCGGTGATCGGCCTGCCGGACCCGGAGCGCGGGGAGCTGGTCTGCGCGGTGATCGAGCAGCCGGCGAACGCGGACGAGCTGACGCTGGCGGAGATGACGGCGTACCTGCGCGGCGAGGGCCTGGCCACATACAAGCTGCCCGAGCGCCTGGAGGTGGTGGACGCGCTGCCGCGCAACGACGCCCTGCGGAAGGTGCTGAAATACCGGCTGCGTGAGCGGTACTCCTGA
- a CDS encoding Zn-dependent alcohol dehydrogenase has protein sequence MRGVVFDGKQAQVVDDLEIRDPGPGEVLVDVAAAGLCHSDLSVIDGTIPFPAPCVLGHEGAGVVEAVGAGVTHVAPGDHVSLSTLAACGACADCDRGRPTMCRKAIGMPGQPFSRGAQKLFQFASNSSFAERTIVKAVQAVKIPSDIPLTSAALIGCGVLTGVGAVLNRAKVAIGESVVVIGTGGIGLNVIQGARIAGATRIVAVDNNPAKEAVARQFGATEFLPSADAVRDVLPTGADHVFECVGHVALVRQAIDLLDRGGQAILLGMAAPTAEASFLPAGMFLDKSILGCRYGSSRPQHDIALYAELYRSGALLLDELVTETYPIEDFAKAADDAEHGRVARGVLTFG, from the coding sequence ATGAGGGGTGTCGTCTTCGACGGCAAGCAGGCCCAGGTCGTCGACGATCTGGAGATACGTGACCCGGGACCCGGCGAGGTCCTCGTGGACGTCGCCGCCGCCGGCCTCTGCCACAGCGACCTGTCGGTGATCGACGGGACGATCCCCTTCCCCGCGCCCTGCGTACTGGGGCACGAGGGCGCCGGAGTCGTCGAGGCCGTCGGCGCCGGCGTGACGCACGTGGCGCCGGGGGACCATGTGTCGCTCTCCACGCTCGCCGCCTGCGGCGCGTGCGCGGACTGCGACCGCGGGCGGCCGACCATGTGCCGCAAGGCGATCGGGATGCCGGGGCAGCCCTTCTCGCGCGGCGCGCAGAAGCTCTTCCAGTTCGCCTCCAACTCCTCCTTCGCCGAGCGCACGATCGTCAAGGCCGTGCAGGCGGTGAAGATCCCGTCCGACATCCCGCTGACGTCGGCCGCGCTGATCGGCTGCGGGGTGCTGACCGGGGTCGGTGCCGTACTGAATCGCGCCAAGGTCGCCATCGGCGAGAGCGTCGTCGTCATCGGGACGGGCGGCATCGGGCTCAATGTCATCCAGGGCGCGCGCATCGCGGGCGCGACCCGGATCGTGGCCGTCGACAACAATCCGGCCAAGGAGGCGGTGGCCCGGCAGTTCGGGGCGACGGAGTTCCTTCCCTCTGCCGATGCGGTACGGGACGTGCTGCCCACCGGCGCCGACCATGTCTTCGAGTGCGTGGGCCATGTGGCGCTCGTACGGCAGGCGATCGACCTGCTCGACCGGGGCGGTCAGGCGATCCTCCTCGGGATGGCGGCGCCGACCGCCGAGGCGTCGTTCCTCCCTGCCGGGATGTTCCTGGACAAGTCCATCCTCGGCTGCCGGTACGGGAGTTCGCGCCCGCAGCACGACATCGCGCTCTACGCGGAGCTGTACCGGAGCGGAGCCCTGCTCCTGGACGAGCTGGTCACCGAGACATATCCGATCGAGGACTTCGCGAAGGCGGCGGACGACGCCGAGCACGGGCGTGTGGCCAGGGGGGTTCTCACCTTCGGGTGA
- a CDS encoding acyl-CoA dehydrogenase family protein — protein MDLTYTEEEEDFRLRLRAWLARTLPTLPPKPDPLDWPARRTYDLGWQRRLYDAGYGEVHWGSTPTQHLIYLEETEKAGAPYVGANFVGLLHAGPTIAAEGTAAQRERWLPPVVRGEEAWCQGFSEPDAGSDLASLRTKAVRDGDHYVVTGSKIWTSHAEVADWCELLVRTDPTAPKHRGITWLAMPMDTPGITVRPLRTLAGSAEFAEMFLDEVRIPVANRVGEENDGWRVTMVTLSYERGTAFVGEVVQCRRTLGQLADAARENGRWDDDALRRRLGRLSAEFGALWRLTQWNVSEAQRSGGVPGIGGSVFKLRYSHARQELYETAAEVLGPDSLDLDREWTADRLSSLSYTIAAGTSQIQQNIVAERILGLPKGR, from the coding sequence ATGGACCTCACCTACACCGAGGAGGAGGAAGACTTCCGGCTCCGGCTGAGGGCGTGGCTGGCCCGGACCCTCCCCACGCTCCCGCCGAAGCCCGACCCGCTCGACTGGCCCGCGCGCCGCACGTACGACCTGGGCTGGCAGCGCAGGCTCTACGACGCCGGGTACGGCGAGGTCCACTGGGGCTCGACCCCCACCCAGCACCTCATCTACCTGGAGGAGACCGAGAAGGCCGGAGCCCCTTACGTGGGCGCCAACTTCGTCGGCCTGCTCCACGCGGGCCCCACGATCGCCGCCGAAGGCACGGCCGCCCAGCGCGAGCGCTGGCTGCCGCCCGTCGTACGCGGCGAGGAGGCCTGGTGCCAGGGGTTCAGCGAGCCGGACGCGGGCTCCGACCTGGCATCCCTCCGTACGAAAGCGGTCCGCGACGGCGACCACTACGTCGTCACGGGCTCCAAGATCTGGACCTCGCACGCGGAGGTCGCCGACTGGTGCGAGCTGCTCGTACGGACCGACCCGACCGCCCCCAAGCACCGTGGGATCACCTGGCTCGCGATGCCCATGGACACCCCCGGGATCACGGTCCGCCCGCTGCGAACCCTCGCCGGATCGGCCGAGTTCGCCGAGATGTTCCTCGACGAGGTACGCATCCCGGTCGCGAACCGGGTCGGCGAGGAGAACGACGGCTGGCGGGTGACGATGGTGACCCTCTCGTACGAGCGCGGCACCGCCTTCGTCGGCGAGGTCGTCCAGTGCCGCCGCACACTCGGCCAACTCGCCGACGCAGCACGGGAGAACGGCCGCTGGGACGACGACGCGCTGCGCCGCCGCCTGGGCCGCCTCAGCGCCGAGTTCGGCGCGCTCTGGCGGCTCACCCAGTGGAACGTCAGTGAGGCGCAGCGCTCGGGCGGCGTCCCCGGGATCGGCGGCTCCGTCTTCAAGCTCCGCTACTCGCACGCCCGTCAGGAGCTGTACGAGACGGCCGCCGAGGTCCTCGGCCCGGACTCGCTCGACCTCGACCGGGAGTGGACCGCGGACCGGCTGTCCTCGCTCTCGTACACGATCGCCGCCGGCACCTCCCAGATCCAGCAGAACATCGTCGCCGAGCGCATCCTCGGCCTCCCGAAGGGACGGTGA
- a CDS encoding SDR family NAD(P)-dependent oxidoreductase — protein MGNFLAGKVVAVTGAGRGIGRAVALAAAAEGAKVVVNDYGVSIEGGEPESEIAQSVVKEIVAAGGEAVAVADDISTMAGGQRVVDVALAEYGRIDGVVCVAGILRERMLFNMSEEEWDPVVATHLKGTFTVFRAASAVMRKQGTGTLIGFTSGNHQGSVAQANYSAAKGGIISLVRSAALGLNKYGVTANAVAPVARTRMSANVPMELKEIGEPEDVAALVTYLLSERAREEKITGQVYTIAGPKIAVWAQPRELRAGYAEGGAWTPERIADFLPGTVGVDPMPMLARLEEMARAAAAKERPNG, from the coding sequence ATGGGGAACTTCTTGGCAGGCAAGGTGGTCGCCGTCACGGGTGCCGGACGGGGCATCGGGCGGGCGGTTGCGCTGGCCGCGGCGGCGGAGGGGGCCAAGGTCGTCGTCAACGACTACGGGGTCTCGATCGAGGGCGGGGAGCCGGAGAGCGAGATCGCGCAGTCGGTGGTGAAGGAGATCGTCGCGGCGGGGGGCGAGGCGGTTGCCGTCGCGGACGACATCTCGACGATGGCGGGCGGGCAGCGGGTGGTTGACGTGGCGCTCGCCGAGTACGGGCGGATCGACGGGGTGGTGTGCGTTGCGGGGATTCTGCGGGAGCGGATGCTCTTCAACATGTCGGAGGAGGAGTGGGATCCGGTCGTCGCCACCCACTTGAAGGGGACGTTCACGGTGTTCCGGGCGGCTTCTGCGGTGATGCGGAAGCAGGGGACGGGGACGCTGATCGGGTTCACGAGCGGCAACCACCAGGGCAGCGTTGCCCAGGCGAATTACTCGGCGGCGAAGGGCGGGATCATCTCGCTCGTGCGGAGTGCGGCGCTGGGGCTGAACAAGTACGGGGTGACTGCCAATGCGGTGGCGCCGGTGGCGCGGACGCGGATGTCGGCGAACGTACCGATGGAGCTGAAGGAGATCGGGGAGCCGGAGGATGTGGCGGCGCTCGTGACCTATTTGCTGAGCGAGCGGGCTCGGGAGGAGAAGATCACCGGGCAGGTCTACACGATCGCGGGTCCGAAGATCGCGGTGTGGGCGCAGCCGAGGGAGCTTCGGGCGGGGTACGCGGAGGGGGGTGCGTGGACTCCGGAGCGGATCGCGGACTTCCTGCCGGGGACGGTGGGGGTCGATCCGATGCCGATGCTGGCGCGGCTGGAGGAGATGGCGCGGGCGGCGGCGGCGAAGGAGCGGCCCAATGGCTGA
- a CDS encoding ester cyclase, with amino-acid sequence MTQAPTPLWLQGRDAVIAAASPDDWREEVPDYHLSHTVMPGQRTTEHAPGSLEAIVESIVQVFEMEVSHKADPATWVSMVTEKFRTRINGGAWADAAEIVDRGSYNILIGDSIFYGEETFESSHHVFHTAFPEGFYWEVLEVLSPPPVVAFKWRHWGSFEGEYKGFQPDGKKIEMFGVSIAKVSDELKLLEVEHFYDPNAFLGQMTGGCPVAHTD; translated from the coding sequence ATGACTCAGGCCCCGACTCCTCTGTGGCTCCAGGGACGCGACGCGGTCATCGCCGCCGCGTCCCCCGACGACTGGCGCGAAGAAGTCCCGGACTATCACCTCTCGCACACGGTGATGCCCGGGCAGCGGACGACCGAGCACGCCCCCGGGTCGCTGGAGGCGATCGTCGAATCGATCGTGCAGGTCTTCGAGATGGAGGTCTCGCACAAGGCGGATCCAGCCACCTGGGTATCCATGGTCACGGAGAAGTTCCGGACCCGGATCAATGGCGGTGCCTGGGCGGACGCGGCCGAGATCGTGGACCGCGGCAGCTACAACATCCTCATCGGGGACAGCATTTTCTACGGCGAGGAGACCTTCGAGTCCTCGCACCACGTCTTCCACACCGCCTTCCCCGAGGGCTTCTACTGGGAGGTGCTCGAGGTCCTCTCGCCTCCGCCGGTCGTCGCCTTCAAGTGGCGCCACTGGGGCTCCTTCGAGGGCGAGTACAAGGGATTCCAGCCCGACGGCAAGAAGATCGAGATGTTCGGCGTCTCCATCGCCAAGGTGAGCGACGAGCTGAAGCTCCTCGAGGTCGAGCACTTCTACGACCCGAACGCGTTCCTCGGCCAGATGACGGGCGGCTGCCCGGTCGCGCACACCGACTGA
- a CDS encoding amidohydrolase family protein: MTELPRIISVDDHVIEPAHLFETWLPAKYRDRGPQPLTAGIGELAYVAGKYQITMDPDGPPTDWWIYEDLKFPYKRNIAAVGFDRDEMTLEGITRAEMRRGCWDPVERLKDMDMNHVEASLCFPTFPRFCGQTFAEAHDKEVALACVRAYNDWMVEEWCGGSGGRLIPLCIIPLWDIDLAVAEIKRNAARGVKAVTFSEIPTHLGLPSIHSGYWDPFFAICQETGTVVNMHIGSSSQMPAASPDAPPAVQAALSFNNAMASMMDFLFSGVLVKFPRLKLAYSEGQMGWIPYALERADDVWEEHRAWGGVRDLIPEPPSTYYYRQIFCCFFRDKHGVASIDVVGRDNATFETDYPHVDSTFPNTKEVALDHVKGLDDETIYKLMRGNAIRMLDLDFDRDRRR, encoded by the coding sequence ATGACCGAACTGCCTCGGATCATCAGCGTCGACGACCATGTGATCGAGCCGGCTCATCTCTTCGAGACGTGGCTGCCGGCGAAATACCGCGACCGCGGACCCCAGCCGCTCACCGCGGGAATCGGTGAACTGGCGTACGTGGCGGGCAAGTACCAGATCACCATGGACCCCGATGGTCCGCCCACCGACTGGTGGATCTACGAGGACCTGAAGTTCCCGTACAAGCGGAACATCGCCGCCGTCGGCTTCGACCGCGACGAGATGACCCTGGAGGGCATCACCCGCGCCGAGATGCGCCGCGGCTGCTGGGACCCGGTCGAGCGGCTCAAGGACATGGACATGAACCATGTCGAGGCCTCGCTCTGCTTCCCCACCTTCCCGCGTTTCTGCGGGCAGACCTTCGCCGAGGCCCATGACAAGGAGGTCGCGCTCGCCTGCGTGCGCGCCTACAACGACTGGATGGTGGAGGAGTGGTGCGGCGGCAGCGGCGGCCGACTCATCCCGCTCTGCATCATCCCGCTCTGGGACATCGACCTCGCGGTCGCCGAGATCAAGCGGAACGCGGCGCGCGGCGTGAAGGCCGTGACGTTCTCCGAGATCCCGACCCACCTCGGGCTGCCGTCCATCCACTCCGGCTACTGGGACCCGTTCTTCGCGATCTGCCAGGAGACCGGGACGGTCGTCAACATGCACATCGGGTCCAGCTCGCAGATGCCGGCCGCGTCCCCGGACGCCCCGCCCGCCGTCCAGGCCGCGCTCAGCTTCAACAACGCCATGGCGTCGATGATGGACTTCCTCTTCAGCGGGGTCCTCGTCAAGTTCCCGAGGCTCAAACTCGCCTACAGCGAGGGGCAGATGGGGTGGATTCCGTACGCCCTGGAGCGCGCCGACGACGTCTGGGAGGAGCACCGGGCGTGGGGCGGGGTGCGCGATCTGATCCCCGAGCCGCCTTCGACGTACTACTACCGGCAGATCTTCTGCTGCTTCTTCCGCGACAAGCACGGCGTCGCCTCGATCGACGTCGTCGGCCGCGACAACGCCACCTTCGAGACCGACTATCCGCACGTCGACTCGACCTTCCCGAACACCAAGGAAGTCGCCCTCGACCACGTCAAGGGCCTCGACGACGAGACGATCTACAAGCTGATGCGCGGCAACGCGATCCGCATGCTGGACCTCGACTTCGACCGGGACCGCCGCCGCTGA
- a CDS encoding cyclase family protein, with amino-acid sequence MSISPPALPPEFHDIAKRVNNWGRWGKDDEIGTLNLVTDDVVRDAAQSIRTGRRIPLALPLQADGVQTGMIPGRVNPLHAMVQINQELFGPGTVATSDDAVTMGLQAATHWDALTHASHSGKIYNGRPASTITPHTRAEFSGIDKARHVVSRGVLLDVARAKGVDRLEGGHAVTPEDLDEAAEFAGVTVRAGDIVLVRTGQIQVYFTGDKHGYGYPSPGLSVRTPEWFHARDVAAVANDTLTFEIFPPEIENLWLPVHALDLVEMGMLQGQNWNLEELSTACAEEKRYSFLLSAMPEPFVGGTGTPVAPVAVL; translated from the coding sequence ATGTCGATATCACCGCCAGCGCTCCCGCCCGAGTTCCACGACATCGCCAAACGCGTGAACAACTGGGGCCGTTGGGGAAAGGACGACGAGATCGGGACGCTCAACCTCGTCACCGACGACGTCGTACGCGACGCCGCCCAGTCCATCCGCACCGGCCGCCGCATCCCTCTCGCGCTCCCGCTCCAGGCCGACGGCGTACAGACGGGGATGATCCCGGGGCGCGTCAATCCCCTCCACGCCATGGTCCAGATCAACCAGGAGCTCTTCGGGCCCGGCACCGTCGCCACCAGCGACGACGCCGTGACCATGGGGCTCCAGGCGGCCACACACTGGGACGCCCTCACCCACGCGTCCCACTCCGGCAAGATCTACAACGGCCGGCCGGCGTCCACGATCACGCCCCACACCCGCGCCGAGTTCAGCGGGATCGACAAGGCCCGCCATGTCGTCTCACGCGGCGTACTCCTCGACGTTGCCCGTGCGAAAGGCGTCGACCGTCTCGAAGGCGGGCACGCCGTCACGCCCGAAGACCTGGACGAGGCAGCGGAGTTCGCGGGGGTCACCGTCCGCGCCGGCGACATCGTCCTCGTCCGTACCGGGCAGATCCAGGTCTACTTCACCGGCGACAAGCACGGCTACGGATACCCGTCCCCGGGCCTCTCCGTCCGCACCCCCGAGTGGTTCCACGCCCGCGACGTCGCCGCGGTCGCCAACGACACCCTCACCTTCGAGATCTTCCCGCCGGAGATCGAGAACCTCTGGCTGCCCGTGCACGCCCTCGACCTGGTCGAGATGGGCATGCTCCAGGGCCAGAACTGGAATCTCGAAGAACTGTCCACAGCCTGTGCAGAAGAGAAGCGCTACAGCTTCCTGCTCTCCGCGATGCCGGAACCGTTCGTCGGCGGTACGGGAACACCCGTCGCGCCGGTGGCCGTGCTCTGA